The Methanobacterium sp. Maddingley MBC34 genome contains the following window.
GATCTTGAAAAATTATAAGCAATAGAAATTCTTTAAATTAAAATCCATAAATCTTTTTTTAATCTTCTTATACTATTTTAGGTTAATTATATTTTTGTTTCCCAGAAATACAAAAAATTTAGAAACAGGATGTTTAAAAATCAGCACAACATGATTTAGAAATCACTACTGTTTTACCATAGAGTGAAAGGTTAGAACTAGGAAATTCAGGATTATCACCATTAAATACAATATTTATAGTACAATCAGGGTTTTTTTCTTCAAATTCAGCCACAGTAACCTGTTCATTCACCATTAACAGTTTCTTCTCCTGCCCTCCAGCTATCATTTCGGGAGCATTGATTTCCAGTTTACCATGATCATATGCCTCTTGAATGGCATCAACCATCTGTTTTGAGGCATTACCCTCACCATAAGGGTTAGGTGCTTCTTTCATCCTCTGGTATAGGCTATCATCTGTCAGTATCCTGGTTACGTTGCTGGTTATTTTTTCTTTATTTGAGCCCACCAAAATGTTACCACCTGCATGGACTGTTTCCGGGCGTTCGGTGTTGTAACGGAGGGTGAGGCAGGGCACATTTAGAGTTATAGCTTCTTCCTGGATTCCTCCAGAATCGGTTATCATTAACTTTGAACTGGACTCCAGAATCAGGAAATCTAGGTAGCCAATTGGTTTAATCATTTTAATGTGAGGAGCTTTTTCAAGCCGAGAATACATTCCGAATTCTTTAAGAGTTTTCACAGTACGCGGGTGTACCGGGAAAACAATGGTAAGACCTTCAATCTTCAGGAGAGCTTCAACTATATTTTCCAGCCTTTCCAAGTCATCAACATTCTCTGCACGATGTAAAGTTAATGATAAGATATCTCCTTCCAGTTCCAGTTGAGACATGATTTGTGAGGTTTTACTGGCGATTTTGAGGTTTCGGTGGCAGGCATCAACCACGGTGTTGCCGGTGATGAAAATATCCTTAGGGGATATTCCCTCAAAGAGCAGGTTTATGGCGGTTTCTTCGGTGGGTACGAAAAAGAGGTTGGTGCAGACATCAGCCACCATACGGTTTATTTCCTCAGGCATGGTCTTATCATAGGAGCGAAGTCCTGCCTCCACGTGTCCCACTGCTATGTGCAACTTGGCTGCAACCAGGGCCCCGGCTAAAACAGCATTGGTATCACCCTGCACCAGGACTATGTCTGGTTTTTCAGAAAGGAGAACATCTTCAATTCCTTCCATCATAACCGCTGTTTGTTTTCCATGTGAATCTGAGCCCACCCCAATGTTATAATCTGGTTCCTTGAGTTCCAGATCCAGGAAAAACTGCTGGGACATTTCGAAGTCATAATGCTGCCCTGTGTGTATTAAAATATAATCTATTCCCCTTTTATCCACTTCATCGATTAAAGGAGACATTTTAATGATTTCTGGCCTGGTGCCAATGATAAACGCTATTTTCATCTAAATCCACAACCATCCTTGATATACTATTAAAAAGGTTAATTCAATGTATTTATTGATATTATTAAATAAATAAGATTAGTTCATTAATAAAGATTCTATTAAAATCTTAGATATACTGGTCATGATTAAACAAAAGATTTGGATTTAACTAGATATCTAAGTTGATCTAAATTTTAGGATTTAACTAAGCTAATCTAAAAGTTAAAAATTATGGGGGGATCTTTTCCTTTTAGCTCTATAATCATCCATTATCTTTAAAAGCTTGTTAGTGTCTTCTT
Protein-coding sequences here:
- a CDS encoding UDP-N-acetylglucosamine 2-epimerase (PFAM: UDP-N-acetylglucosamine 2-epimerase~TIGRFAM: UDP-N-acetylglucosamine 2-epimerase), whose product is MKIAFIIGTRPEIIKMSPLIDEVDKRGIDYILIHTGQHYDFEMSQQFFLDLELKEPDYNIGVGSDSHGKQTAVMMEGIEDVLLSEKPDIVLVQGDTNAVLAGALVAAKLHIAVGHVEAGLRSYDKTMPEEINRMVADVCTNLFFVPTEETAINLLFEGISPKDIFITGNTVVDACHRNLKIASKTSQIMSQLELEGDILSLTLHRAENVDDLERLENIVEALLKIEGLTIVFPVHPRTVKTLKEFGMYSRLEKAPHIKMIKPIGYLDFLILESSSKLMITDSGGIQEEAITLNVPCLTLRYNTERPETVHAGGNILVGSNKEKITSNVTRILTDDSLYQRMKEAPNPYGEGNASKQMVDAIQEAYDHGKLEINAPEMIAGGQEKKLLMVNEQVTVAEFEEKNPDCTINIVFNGDNPEFPSSNLSLYGKTVVISKSCCADF